The nucleotide window CCACGGTTGTGGCGACGAGCCGGTCAGCGGGAAGTCGACGTGCTCGACCCGCAGGACCTCCGACGGCATTCCGCCCAGGCGGTCGGCGAGCCGCCGCTGGAGTTCGTCGAGGCCCAGCGCGGGGTATCCGGCGAGGCAGGTCTCTTCGAGGAGATACTCGCCCCCGCCGAGGGGTACGACGTACAGGAACGACGGCAGCGCCCGACGATGCTTCGCGCCGCCCCGCCAATCCATCAGCAGCGCTTCGTGTCCGGCCAGGATCGGCTCGGCGGTCCGGGCGCCGACGACGATCCCGTATGCGGTCTGCCGGGGTGCGTCGTGGGGGAGCGCACCACGACAGTCGACCACCGCCTCGCCGGTCAGGACCTTTCCGTCGTCGAGACGCACACGCGCACCGTCGATCTCGACTACGCGTGCGGCCACGGCCGGAACCCCGTCGAGGGTCAGCGACCGTTGCAGCCCGGGGGTGTCGAAGACGGTGTAGCCGCGGGCGATCTCCTCGAGGTCGCGACCCGCGACGCCGATGCGCGCGGTGCTGGCGGCGATCGCGGCCGGATCGATCCAGTCGGGCAGCTCGTCGGACCAGCAGGCGAACGTGGACCGCCAGATCCGCTCGGGAGACGGGTCGACGAGGGTCACGGACACACCCGCGCGTGCCAGCCGGTGCACGAGGGCCCGCCCGGCCGGCCCGGCCCCCGCGACGATGACTCCAGAACTCACATCCCGTCCTTCGTCGCGGGCGGCGATCCGGACGGGCACGCGCCGTCGGGCAGGAGGCTCACGAACCGCCGGTGGCCAGCATGCCACCGTCGACGGTGAGGGTTTCGCCGGTGATCCACGCCGACTCGTCGCTCGCGAGGAACGCGACGGCGCGGGCGACATCCTCCGGCTCGCCGATGCGCTTCAGCGGATACGAATTCGCGACGCGTGCCTCGTTGTCGCCCTCGGTGAACACCGAGGCGAACTTCGTCCGCACGACCGACGGGGCGATCGCATTGACCCGGATGTTCGGTCCGAGCTCCCAGGCAAGTTCGGCGGTGAGGCGGATCAGCGCCGCCTTCGACGTGCCGTAGGCCGCGATCACACCGGTCGACCGCAGGCCCGCCACGGACGCGATGTTGACGATCGAACCGCCGGTGTCCTTCATCCCCGCCCGGTAGGCCTCCTGGACGAACCCCAGCGCGGCGACCACGTTGGTGTCGAAGGTCTTGCGGTACGCGGAGAGATCGGCGCCCATCAGCGGGCCGGCCAGCGGCGCGATGCCGGTGTTGTTGACGAGGATGTGGATACCGCCCTGGGCGACGGCCGCGGCCACCGCAGCCGACCGGTCGTCGGCGTCACCTGTGTTGGCCGCGCACACCGAGACGGTCGCGCCGGGCACCGACTCACGAATCCGGCCGGCGGCCTCCTCGAGGGGCTCGGCCTTGCGGCTGGTGATGACGACCGAGGCGCCGCGCCGGGCGAGTTCGGTCGCGATCGCCTCTCCGATGCCGCGACTGGCGCCGGTGACCAGTGCCGAGCGGCCCGTGAGGTCGGAGGACTGGGGAAAGTTCTGCGGAATCGGTGTGGAGTGCGTCACGCTCCACACCGTATCGGTCCACCGTGTCGCCGCGGGCGGAGTCGGTGGCGTCGCCGGCGATGAGCGCGTGGTCAAACCAGTGGCGCGGCACCGGTAGAATGGAACGTCGTGATCACCGCGACCGACCTTGAGGTACGAGCGGGCGCTCGGACCCTGCTGTCGGCGCCCGGCGATGCCCTGCGCATCCAGCCCGGCGACCGCATCGGCCTCGTGGGCCGCAACGGCGCGGGGAAGACCACCACGTTGCGCATCCTGGCGGGGGAGACCGAACCCTACGCGGGTTCGATCCGCCGCTCCGGCGAACTCGGCTACCTCCCGCAGGATCCCAAAGAGGGTGATCTGGACGTCCTCGCCAAGGATCGGGTGCTCTCCGCGCGTGGGCTCGACGAGATCCTGCGCGACATGGAGAAGCAGCAGGCGGCGATGGCCGAGGCCGCCGACGACAAACTCCGCGACAAGGCGGTCGCCCGCTACGGACGCCTCGAAGAGCGCTTCTCGTCCCTCGGCGGGTACGTCGCCGAGTCCGAGGCCGCCCGCATCTGCAACAGCCTGGGTCTGCCGGACCGCGTCCTCAACCAGCCGCTGCGCACGCTCTCCGGTGGTCAGCGTCGACGCATCGAACTGGCCCGCATCTTGTTCGCGGCCTCCGACGGCTCCGGTAAATCCGACACCACCCTGCTGCTCGACGAGCCGACCAACCACCTCGATGCCGACTCCATCGCCTGGCTGCGCGGCTTCTTGCAGAACCATGAGGGCGGGCTCGTCGTGATCAGTCACGATGTCGACCTGCTCGCCGATGTGGTGAACCGGGTCTGGTTCCTCGACGCGGTGCGCGGTGAGGCCGACATCTACAACATGACCTGGAAGCGGTACTTGGACGCGCGTGCAACCGACGAGCAGCGTCGTCGTCGCGAACGGGCCAACGCGGAGAAGAAGGCGTCCGCACTGCGCACGCAGGCCGCGAAGCTGGGTGCCAAGGCGACCAAGGCCACGGCCGCCCAGAACATGCTGAAGCGGGCCGAGCGGATGATCGACGCGCTCGACGACGAGCGGGTGGCCGACCGTACGGCGCGGATCCGCTTCCCCGAACCCGCCGCCTGCGGCAAGACCCCGCTGATGACGTCTGGTCTCTCGAAAAGCTATGGCTCGCTGGAGATCTTCACCGGCGTCGATCTGGCGATCGACAAGGGCAGTCGAGTCGTCGTCCTGGGTCTCAACGGCGCGGGCAAGACGACGCTGCTGAAAATGCTTGCCGGGGTAGAGAAGCCGGACACCGGTCGCCTCGAGCCCGGTTACGGGTTGAAGATCGGCTACTTCGCCCAGGAACACGACACCCTCGACGACCAGGCGACCGTGTGGGAGAACATCCGGCACGCCGCACCCGACGCGGGCGAGCAGGATCTCCGAAGCCTGTTGGGCGCGTTCATGTTCACCGGTCCGCAGCTCGACCAGCCGGCCGGCACCCTGTCGGGCGGCGAGAAGACCCGTCTCACGCTGGCCGGTCTCGTGTCGTCGGCGGCGAACGTGCTGCTCCTCGACGAGCCGACGAACAACCTCGACCCGATCTCGCGCGAACAGGTCCTCGACGCCCTCCGGAGCTACACCGGCGCTGTCGTACTCGTCACGCACGACCCCGGGGCGGCTGCCGCTCTCGGCCCGCAGCGCGTCATCCTGTTGCCGGACGGCACCGAGGACCACTGGAGCGACGAGTACCAGGAGCTCATCGAGCTCGCCTGATCGCGGCGATGACCAGGTCGGTACCGGCCCGGTCGGGCACCGTCAGCCGGTGTCCGTGACCGTCGAACTCCCGGCCGACGACTCCGGCGGACCGCAACCGTCGACCGAACTCGATGCCGTCGGCACCCGGCACGTACAGGAAGTTGGCCTCGCTCGGCAGCGCCGGATGGCCCGCGTCGTCCAGGGCGGCGGCGAGACGACCGCGTTCGCGGCGCATCGCCGTCACCCGGCCGGCCAGTTCGTCGGAGGCCGCGAGCGCGAGCGACGCCGCCTGCTCGGCGGCCGCGGTGATCGAGAAGGGGACTTCGTGGCGCCGCGCGCCGCGGATCGAAGTCGCCGATCCGGTCGCGTATCCGACACGCAGGCCCGCGAGGCCGTGGGCCTTGGAGAAGGTCCGCACCACGATCAGATTGGGATGCTCGGTCAGCAGCGTCCCGATGTCGGGCGCAGTCGAGCTGTACTCGATGTAGGCCTGATCGAGGATCACCGGAGTGGACGCGTCGACGGTCGCCAGCAATCCCCGGATCTCGTCGTCGGTGACCACCGATCCGGTCGGGTTGTGGGGACTGCAGACGATGACGGCCGCGGTGTCGGAACCGGCCGCCGCGGCGAGCGCGGTCATGTCGGGGCGCCCGTCGTCGAGCAGCGGGGTCGTGTCGAGCATCATCCCGATCATGTCGGCGAGCAGTGCGAAGCCCTCGAATGTCGGTGCCGGGGTGGCGATTCGAGGTGTCCGACAGCCCGCGGTCCGGAACCGCGCCGCCGAGTCCTGCAAAATCGCCGACAGAACCGCGGTCGCACCCGCGCCGATGGTGATGTTCTCTTCCTCCGAACCGATGTGCTCGGCGACGGTCGTCCGCAGGTGCTCGGGACGGAAGGACGGATAGTGGTGCGCGTCGGCCGAGTGGCGACGCAGTGCGGAGACGACGGCGGGAAGAGGTGGGTACGCGGACTCGTTCCGGTCGCATCGCACGATGTCCGTCGATCGCGTCAGCGCGTGCTCGAGGCCTGCACCCGTCGGATCGGGGAGGACGACGGTCACGAACGCCCGCTCCACCGGATCGCGCCGGCGGCGGCGAAGTCGCCCGCATGGGCGAACGCCGACATCATCACGACGTCTCCGGGGCGGACGCGACCGTCGTCGATCGCCGCGTCGAGTGTCATCGGTATCCCGACCGCGAACAGGTTGCCGCACTCGTCGAAGGTGTCCGGATGTCTCGACTCGGGCAACTCGAGGGCCTCGCGCCAGTTGCGCAGGAAGATCCGGTTCGGCTGATTGGTGACGAGGACGTCCAGGTCGGCGGGTCGAATGCCGATCCGATCGGCCAGCGCGACAGCCACTTCCGGAACCATCCGGTTTCCGCGGGCCAGGACCTTCGCGATCTTCGCCTCGGTGAAGCCCACGTGGATCTGGCCCGGACCCGCCTCCCAGTACTTGCGCTCCGGCTGCGCGACGGCGGTCATGTCCGCCGAGAACTGGCCGAAGGACCGGGATTCGGTGCCCAGCACCGGGTTCCCCGCATCCCCGAGCGTCAGGGTCGCGACCGCCGCCCCGTCTCCGGGAATCGCGGCCTGCGCCTTCACGCGGACCTGCTCCTGGGTGAAGATCTGACCGGCGCTGTTCTGCGCCAACCCGATCAGGGCTTTGCGACCGCCGCCGGCGCGGAGGAGCGCGCCGGCGATCTCGATCAGATGGACGAACGCGGCACAGCCGCCGTTGTGCACATCGAGCACGGTCCGCGGAGCGAGTCCGAGGCGGTGGGCGACCTCGCCCACGCACCCGCGGACCGGGACCTCCGGCAGCTGACTGTGGGTGAGCACGACGTCCACGTCATCGAGGTAACCGTCGCCGTGCCGGTCCTGGAGCCGGCGCGCAGCCGCGACGATCATGTCCGCGGAGGTCTCGCCTTCGGCCGCATGGTGGCGGAAGGCCGGTGCCCGGAACATGACGTTGTCGGCGAGTTCGTCGTCCTCGGCGAACTGCGCGAAGAACTCCGCGGGCACCCGTGCGGCGGGCCGGTAGGTGGCGAGATCGGCGAGGGCGACGGTCGGGGCGATCGCGGTCATGAGCGCATCCATTCGGGGGTCAGCGGAAGTCCGTTGCGGTGGCGGTGTTCGGCGATGGCCGTGAGATTGTCGAGTTCGATCTGGTGTCCGGCGCCGAACATGTCCCACAGGTCGCCGACCCACTCCTCACGACCGGCAGGCGCGGTGTCGGGGTACGGGTTCTCGTCGTAGAACGGGTGGTGGCAGTTGTTCCACAGGACCACCGAACCGGGGCGGTCGAGAACGAGCTGTGCGTCAACCACGCGCATCAGGTAGATCATCCACAGATGCTTTCCCTGATCCCACGCGCAGTGATAGTCGACGGTCATGGCGTCGGCGTTGGCCACCGTGCGGACGTAGATCTTCGTGTCCTCGTTCAGGCGATCGTGTCCGACCCACAGGCCCGGTTCCTCGGTTTCCGTGAAATCCCGTGTGCTGTAGGTCCATTCCTCGAGTGAACGCGTGTCGGCGAGCCACTCGAACAGTTCGCGGGGAGGTGCGTCGACGTATCCCTGGACAGGGCAGTAGTCGCCGAACACCTGGTGATGGGGATACACCGAGCGGACCTTGTCGACGACGAGTGCGGTGTTGGCGGAGCGGGGGTGGGTCTCCACCCGGACCACGCCGTCGAGCGTGGCCGCGGTGTCCCCGAGGTCGGACAGGGCCGAGGAGTGCGTGGTCATGGAGTGCCTCTCGCGATCAGTGGGGCGAACGGGGGTGCTTCGTCGGGATCGGCATTAACGACGATGCAATTCGGTCCGGGACGCGACAGCAGCTCGTCGCACGCCGCACGCAGGGTCTCCAGGTCCGGGGCGGAGCGGACCGCCACGCCGGCGAACATCGCGTCGAGCCCGCCCGCGACGTCGGTGTGACGGAACCTGTTGACGCTCGGCGCGCCGGGGAAGAAGCGGGCCTCGCGGGTGACGCACATGCCGTGCGCGTCGTTGTTGAGGACGATCAGGGTGATCGGCGCGTCGTGTTCGATCGCGGTGTGGATCTCCATGCCGTGCATGAGAAACGAGCCGTCACCGGCGATGACGACGACCCGGCCGCCCGGGATGGGACGGCGCGCGGCGATCGCGGACCCGATTCCCGCGGCGATCGCCCACCCCATCCCGCCCATGCCCAACGCGACGACGAACCGGCCGACGCGGAACCGACCGTCGCCGAACGGGAGGTGGTGGATCGCCGCGGCACCGGTGTTCCCGGCGTCGGCGAACACCGCGCAGCCCGTGGGCAGGGCGTCGCCGATGGTGACGAGCGCGTCCCGCATGCCGACAGCCGTCGCCGACGGGACGACCTCCAGATGCTCGATCGGATGGACCCGGGGTGGGCGAGGTCCGGGAACCCGGTCGGCGAGCGACCGGTGGATCGCGCCGACGGTGTCGGTGAGACGTTGCGTGGCGATGTGCTCGACGGCGGCCGCGGTGCGCGGCGGCGCGCCGCCGAGATGGACGACCGGGATCGTCGCCAAGGCGTCGTCGAGGCCCGCGCGGTCCGTCATCGACATTCGGCAGCCGATCGCCAGGATCAACTGCGCATCGCGCACGGCCCGGTGTGCCGACGGATGTCCCATCACGCCGGTGACCCCGGAACACGACGTACGGCCGATGTCGCGGCCGCCCGGGGAGACCACGACAGCGGCGCCGAGGAGGCCCGCGAGATTGTCGACGGCATCCGCCAGCCCGAGCCGGGATGCTTCCTCGCCGGCCCAGATGCACACGGTCCCGCCGGCTCGCGACACCTCCGCGAGGCGGTCGGCGAGATCGTCGACCGTTGCGGCCGGTACCGATGCGAGGTCTGCCGGCCTCGCCGGTGGCGAATGTGCTTCGGTCCAGGGCGACGTCTGGACGTCTTTCGGCAGGATCACCGCGGCCGGTAGCCCCCGCGCCGTGGTGGCGAATGCCTCGTCGAGGACGCCGTCGAGACGGGAGGGCTCGTCGACCAGCCCGCAGAAGCCGACCACGCCGGACAACACGGCACGCAGGTCGACGGTGTCGGGCGGGTCGAGCATGTCCTGGAACCCGCCGCGTCCCACCGCGGGTGTCGGTGCCGAACCGATCAGGGCGATCACCGGAACGCGGCTGTCGTAGGCCTCGCCCAGTGCCGGTACGACATTGAGTGCCCCGCCGCCCGACGTCGTCAGGACCGCGGCCGGCTCACCGGTGAGCCGCGTGTGCCCGTCGGCCATCGCGCCGGCGCCGAACTCGTGCTTGGCGACGACCGGGGCGAGTCGCGGGTGCCGCACGGCCGCGTCGAAGACGTCTTCGATGTTGGCGCCGTGGACGCCGAAGGCGGTACGCACACCGGCGTCGACCAGTCGTGCGACGACCCGGTCGGCCACCGTAAGAGCCGTGTGCCCGTCTCGCGCGTTCAAACCCTGTACTCCCAGCCCCGAACCGTGGTGCGGCACCGGTCGATTCGTCGATGTCCGAACATCGGACACACTCAGTGCTAATTAGCTTAGCGTAAGCTAATGTCCGGCGGCAGGGGGAGTGACTCGGCGAGTGCCCGGCGCCTCAGCCGACCGGCGTCTCCGGCCAATACCGCTTGCGCAGATCGCCTTTCACGAGCTTTCCGGTGGGCGTACGAGGTAGGTCGTCGACGAAGTCGACCGATCGAGGCGCCTTGTACGCCGCGATGTTGTCGCTGGTGAACGCGATCAGTTCCTCGGCGAGCCGATCGGTGGGCTCGATGCCGTCGGCGAGCTGGACGCACGCCTTCGCAACCTCGCCGAGGTCGGCGTCGGGAACGCCAATCACCGCGACATCGAACACCGCGGGGTGGTTGATGAGGACGTTCTCGGCCTCCTGCGGATAGATGTTGACGCCGCCGGAGATGATCATGAACGCCTTGCGGTCGGTCAGGTACAGATAGCCTTCGTCGTCGACATACCCGACATCGCCCGTGGTGGACCAGTTCTCGTGCTCGGGGTGCTGGGCCTTGCGGGTCTTGTCCGGGTCGTTGTGGTACTGGAAGGCCACCTCCTCGCGTTCGAAGTACACCTGGCCGACCTCACCGGTCGGCAGTTCCCTGCCGTCCTCGTCGCAGATGTGGACCACGCCGAGGAGCGGTTTGCCCACCGAACCCGGATGATCCAGCGCCTCCTGCGGACCGATGAAGGTCGCACCGGCGGCCTCGGTCGACGCGTAGTACTCGTGGATGACCGGTCCCCACCACTCGATCATCGCGCGCTTGACCTCGACGGGGCACGGTGCGGCGGCGTGCACCGCCACCTTGAGGCTGCTGACGTCGTACTTCGTGCGGACGTCGGCGGGGAGCTTGAGCATCCGGATGAACATGGTGGGAACCCACTGGCTGTGGGTCACGCGGTACTTCTCGATGGCGGCGAGGGCCGCCTCGGGATCGAACCGGTCCATCATGACGACGGTGCCGCCCACCGAGTTCGTCATCCCGCAATAGCGCAGTGGCGCAGCGTGATACAGCGGCGCGGGGGAGAGGTAGACGGCGGTGTCGTCGTAGCCGTACATCGGCGCGAAGATCGCGGTGTAGGCGTCGGGCACCTGGTCGACCTGCCCCTCCGGCATCGGTGTCTTGATGCCCTTCGGGCGTCCGGTGGTCCCGGAGGAGTAGAGCATGTCGGTACCGCGCGGCTGGTCGGTGCGCGGCTCGGCCGACGCATTGGCCAGGACCTTGTCGTAGCTCTCGAAGCCGTCGAGGTCTCCACCCCAGACGACGCGTCGCCCCGGACCCGCCAGTGCCTCGATCTCCCCGGACGCCGCCACGGCGTCGACGACGGATGCGCCGGCGAACAGGACCTGCGCGTTGCAGTCGGAGAGGATGTAGTTCGTCTCGGCTGCGGTGAGATGGTGATTGACGGCCGTCACGTACAGGCCGCTGCGCAGTGCCGCCCAGTACACCTCGAAGACGTGGAAGTCGTTGGCCGAGACCACGGCGATGTTGTCACCGCGCCGGAGGCCCAGTGACTCGAGATAGTTGGCGAGCCGGGTCGAGTTCTCGTCCAGCTGGCGGTAGGTCAGTTCCTCACCGGTCGCGGCACGGATGACGGCCGGCTTGTCGGGAGTGGATTTCGCGAAGACTCCAGGGAACAAGGGTGGCGCTCCTCGTGACGAAGGGATGGTCACCCCGAACGACCGTATCTAACGATCGTTCGGGGTGGTGCGAGTCACATTACCCTAGCGCCGTGTCCGATTTCGCAGATCCTCAGTGCGTCGCGAGAAACCTGTCCATGGTGCGTTCCGCGAGGGCGGTGATCGTCAGCGCGGGATTCACCAGACCCACGGCGCCCGGCACGAACGAGCCGTCGACGACCCACAGGTTGTCGTACCCGCGTACGCCGCCGTCCATGTCGGCCGCTGCGCCCATCACCACGCCGCCGAGTCCGTGATACGTGCTCGCGGAACCGAATCCGAGCGCACGCGATGATATGTGAGTGCCGTTCGCGCGGAAGCCGAAGCGGCCCTCGGTGCGTTCGTGGAACCGTGCGATGAATGCATTGCTGCGGCGGTCGAGATCATTGCGGTCGGCCGGGTGGGGGTAGTTCAGCTGTGCGCGCCGCGTGCGGTGGTCGTAGTCGATCGTGCCGCGCTCGTCGGTGTGTGCCTGCACCAGGTGGGTGGTCGCGGCCTTGCCGAGCGGGGCGGGCAGCGGGGTGGCCTGATAGACCATCGAGACCGGCCCGCCGGGCAGATCGTCCTCGTAGATCCGGGCGTAGCCCGGTCCGCCCTGGACGGCACCGAAGTCCTCGCGCGGGTTCGCCCGGATGGTGAGGAAGTCGCCGTTCACGCCGAAGCCGTCACCGATGCGCGACGACAGCCGTGGCAGGCGCCCCTGGGCGCGGGCCTCGACGAGCAGCCGGGTGGTGTGGAAGGAGCCCGCGGCCATGAAGAGATGATCGGCCTCGCTGGTCACGGTGCGTACCGTGCGCCCCTGTTCGTCGAGAACCCTTGCGGTGACGACGAATCCGGCGCGCCGCGACCGGGGCCGGATGTCGAAGACCTCGTGCATCGGCTTGACGGAGACGTTGCCGGTCCGTTCGGCGGCGAGGAGGTAGCTGCGGTCGAGTGACTTCTTGGCGCCGCTGTTGACTCCGTAGCTGAGTTCGCCGGCGGAGACCGACGGGGTGGCCCGGCCGGCGAGTTCGTCGCGGACGATGTCCCAGTCGATGGCGAAGTCGAAGAAGTGCGGTGACGCCCCGTAACGCTCGATGACCTTGAGCCACGAGCGGGCGCCGACGTACTTGGGATGGGCGAGGATGTCCGCGGGCAGCGGCGAGACGCCGAGCCCCGCCTTGGCGCGCGGGTAATAGGTCTGGGCGAGCTGCGCGTAGTCCGCGGCCGCCGGGAAGATGTGGTTGAAGTCCTGGCGGCGGGGGACGGGCGTGAACGAGCCGAAGACGAGTGACCCGCCACCCACGCCCGCGCCGTACACGGCCTCGACGCCGTTGCCCATCACGTGGTCGAGAACACCGGGGTACGGCTCGACCGGGATGCCGCTCGCCGCACTTGCGCCGGCCGGGCTGCCGAACCACGCCGCGCGTTTGTCCGGATTGGTCGTCGTGGCGAAGGTGTTGCCGTCCGGGCGGATCGGCCAGCGGCGACCGCGCTCGAAAACCGTTGTCTTGTATCCGGCCTCGCCGAGGCGTCGGGCCGCCACCGCGCCGCCGAAGCCGGTGCCGATGACAATCGCGGTCTGCCCCGGCGCCGCCTGCGCCGGAGTCGTGGTCGCGCCGAGCGCGGCGAGGGCCCCGACGCCGGCCGCGGAGCGCATGAGGGTCCGGCGAGAGACTGCCGGACCGGAATTGTCGTAGTTCACCACGGAACCTTAGCGTGAGCTAAGTAAGGTTAGGAACTCCTTAACCCTTTGCGCTTCCTGTGGGATGGATCACCACTCGGCTCGTCCCCGCCGACGGCACAGGATGCACATCCGCGAGAGGGCGAGTACGCCGGGCGATAGGCTCCGCGGCGTGACGACGTCGTTGGAGATCGAGGTGGACCGCGACAGTGTGGCGATGGGGGATGACGTCTCGTGCCACGCACGGCCGCTCGCGGTGAAGCCGGGTACGGCGCTGAGTGTCGTGCTCGCATCGGCCGCACCCGAGATCCGTTCCCGCGGATGGGCGTGGGTCGCCGACGTCGACGGCCGGGTCGCTGCCGTCTGGTCGGTCGACCATGGCGTCCAGATGCTCGTCGAGGACCGTCCGGTGTTGGCAGCAGACGTGCCGTCTCGAATCCACTATCGGTACTTCATGCAGAT belongs to Gordonia sp. KTR9 and includes:
- a CDS encoding lycopene cyclase family protein, translated to MSSGVIVAGAGPAGRALVHRLARAGVSVTLVDPSPERIWRSTFACWSDELPDWIDPAAIAASTARIGVAGRDLEEIARGYTVFDTPGLQRSLTLDGVPAVAARVVEIDGARVRLDDGKVLTGEAVVDCRGALPHDAPRQTAYGIVVGARTAEPILAGHEALLMDWRGGAKHRRALPSFLYVVPLGGGEYLLEETCLAGYPALGLDELQRRLADRLGGMPSEVLRVEHVDFPLTGSSPQPWRDPTFRFGAAGGFKNPTTGYSVATSLMCTDAVVTALASGRDPATELWPSSARAVHNLRLRGLSALLRLSPSQTIAFFEAFFAMPIAAQRSYLSGRDDLTGTMGAMTRVIKAVDMRTRAVVARGAMSTPEWAGDTD
- a CDS encoding SDR family oxidoreductase, producing the protein MWSVTHSTPIPQNFPQSSDLTGRSALVTGASRGIGEAIATELARRGASVVITSRKAEPLEEAAGRIRESVPGATVSVCAANTGDADDRSAAVAAAVAQGGIHILVNNTGIAPLAGPLMGADLSAYRKTFDTNVVAALGFVQEAYRAGMKDTGGSIVNIASVAGLRSTGVIAAYGTSKAALIRLTAELAWELGPNIRVNAIAPSVVRTKFASVFTEGDNEARVANSYPLKRIGEPEDVARAVAFLASDESAWITGETLTVDGGMLATGGS
- a CDS encoding ABC-F family ATP-binding cassette domain-containing protein, encoding MITATDLEVRAGARTLLSAPGDALRIQPGDRIGLVGRNGAGKTTTLRILAGETEPYAGSIRRSGELGYLPQDPKEGDLDVLAKDRVLSARGLDEILRDMEKQQAAMAEAADDKLRDKAVARYGRLEERFSSLGGYVAESEAARICNSLGLPDRVLNQPLRTLSGGQRRRIELARILFAASDGSGKSDTTLLLDEPTNHLDADSIAWLRGFLQNHEGGLVVISHDVDLLADVVNRVWFLDAVRGEADIYNMTWKRYLDARATDEQRRRRERANAEKKASALRTQAAKLGAKATKATAAQNMLKRAERMIDALDDERVADRTARIRFPEPAACGKTPLMTSGLSKSYGSLEIFTGVDLAIDKGSRVVVLGLNGAGKTTLLKMLAGVEKPDTGRLEPGYGLKIGYFAQEHDTLDDQATVWENIRHAAPDAGEQDLRSLLGAFMFTGPQLDQPAGTLSGGEKTRLTLAGLVSSAANVLLLDEPTNNLDPISREQVLDALRSYTGAVVLVTHDPGAAAALGPQRVILLPDGTEDHWSDEYQELIELA
- a CDS encoding pyridoxal phosphate-dependent aminotransferase → MTVVLPDPTGAGLEHALTRSTDIVRCDRNESAYPPLPAVVSALRRHSADAHHYPSFRPEHLRTTVAEHIGSEEENITIGAGATAVLSAILQDSAARFRTAGCRTPRIATPAPTFEGFALLADMIGMMLDTTPLLDDGRPDMTALAAAAGSDTAAVIVCSPHNPTGSVVTDDEIRGLLATVDASTPVILDQAYIEYSSTAPDIGTLLTEHPNLIVVRTFSKAHGLAGLRVGYATGSATSIRGARRHEVPFSITAAAEQAASLALAASDELAGRVTAMRRERGRLAAALDDAGHPALPSEANFLYVPGADGIEFGRRLRSAGVVGREFDGHGHRLTVPDRAGTDLVIAAIRRAR
- a CDS encoding 3-oxoacyl-ACP synthase III family protein; this translates as MTAIAPTVALADLATYRPAARVPAEFFAQFAEDDELADNVMFRAPAFRHHAAEGETSADMIVAAARRLQDRHGDGYLDDVDVVLTHSQLPEVPVRGCVGEVAHRLGLAPRTVLDVHNGGCAAFVHLIEIAGALLRAGGGRKALIGLAQNSAGQIFTQEQVRVKAQAAIPGDGAAVATLTLGDAGNPVLGTESRSFGQFSADMTAVAQPERKYWEAGPGQIHVGFTEAKIAKVLARGNRMVPEVAVALADRIGIRPADLDVLVTNQPNRIFLRNWREALELPESRHPDTFDECGNLFAVGIPMTLDAAIDDGRVRPGDVVMMSAFAHAGDFAAAGAIRWSGRS
- a CDS encoding thiamine pyrophosphate-binding protein, whose product is MADRVVARLVDAGVRTAFGVHGANIEDVFDAAVRHPRLAPVVAKHEFGAGAMADGHTRLTGEPAAVLTTSGGGALNVVPALGEAYDSRVPVIALIGSAPTPAVGRGGFQDMLDPPDTVDLRAVLSGVVGFCGLVDEPSRLDGVLDEAFATTARGLPAAVILPKDVQTSPWTEAHSPPARPADLASVPAATVDDLADRLAEVSRAGGTVCIWAGEEASRLGLADAVDNLAGLLGAAVVVSPGGRDIGRTSCSGVTGVMGHPSAHRAVRDAQLILAIGCRMSMTDRAGLDDALATIPVVHLGGAPPRTAAAVEHIATQRLTDTVGAIHRSLADRVPGPRPPRVHPIEHLEVVPSATAVGMRDALVTIGDALPTGCAVFADAGNTGAAAIHHLPFGDGRFRVGRFVVALGMGGMGWAIAAGIGSAIAARRPIPGGRVVVIAGDGSFLMHGMEIHTAIEHDAPITLIVLNNDAHGMCVTREARFFPGAPSVNRFRHTDVAGGLDAMFAGVAVRSAPDLETLRAACDELLSRPGPNCIVVNADPDEAPPFAPLIARGTP
- a CDS encoding AMP-binding protein, whose amino-acid sequence is MFPGVFAKSTPDKPAVIRAATGEELTYRQLDENSTRLANYLESLGLRRGDNIAVVSANDFHVFEVYWAALRSGLYVTAVNHHLTAAETNYILSDCNAQVLFAGASVVDAVAASGEIEALAGPGRRVVWGGDLDGFESYDKVLANASAEPRTDQPRGTDMLYSSGTTGRPKGIKTPMPEGQVDQVPDAYTAIFAPMYGYDDTAVYLSPAPLYHAAPLRYCGMTNSVGGTVVMMDRFDPEAALAAIEKYRVTHSQWVPTMFIRMLKLPADVRTKYDVSSLKVAVHAAAPCPVEVKRAMIEWWGPVIHEYYASTEAAGATFIGPQEALDHPGSVGKPLLGVVHICDEDGRELPTGEVGQVYFEREEVAFQYHNDPDKTRKAQHPEHENWSTTGDVGYVDDEGYLYLTDRKAFMIISGGVNIYPQEAENVLINHPAVFDVAVIGVPDADLGEVAKACVQLADGIEPTDRLAEELIAFTSDNIAAYKAPRSVDFVDDLPRTPTGKLVKGDLRKRYWPETPVG
- a CDS encoding GMC oxidoreductase, whose amino-acid sequence is MVNYDNSGPAVSRRTLMRSAAGVGALAALGATTTPAQAAPGQTAIVIGTGFGGAVAARRLGEAGYKTTVFERGRRWPIRPDGNTFATTTNPDKRAAWFGSPAGASAASGIPVEPYPGVLDHVMGNGVEAVYGAGVGGGSLVFGSFTPVPRRQDFNHIFPAAADYAQLAQTYYPRAKAGLGVSPLPADILAHPKYVGARSWLKVIERYGASPHFFDFAIDWDIVRDELAGRATPSVSAGELSYGVNSGAKKSLDRSYLLAAERTGNVSVKPMHEVFDIRPRSRRAGFVVTARVLDEQGRTVRTVTSEADHLFMAAGSFHTTRLLVEARAQGRLPRLSSRIGDGFGVNGDFLTIRANPREDFGAVQGGPGYARIYEDDLPGGPVSMVYQATPLPAPLGKAATTHLVQAHTDERGTIDYDHRTRRAQLNYPHPADRNDLDRRSNAFIARFHERTEGRFGFRANGTHISSRALGFGSASTYHGLGGVVMGAAADMDGGVRGYDNLWVVDGSFVPGAVGLVNPALTITALAERTMDRFLATH